In Eucalyptus grandis isolate ANBG69807.140 chromosome 4, ASM1654582v1, whole genome shotgun sequence, the following proteins share a genomic window:
- the LOC104441872 gene encoding non-specific lipid transfer protein GPI-anchored 8, whose protein sequence is MARCRRHPIPTSVLAATVIAVALTSILGSSLVSAADSTMSCINRLVPCYQYLNSTAKPPASCCNPLKADVAATIHCLCNMYGTPGMLQKYNINVTQVLRIGQGCGINSTTSVCKESAQSPASPGATNINSNSGANRVWTGISWFLLLIWASTMLY, encoded by the exons ATGGCtcgttgccgccgccacccaATACCGACGTCGGTGCTCGCAGCGACCGTGATCGCCGTGGCCCTCACGAGCATCCTCGGGAGCAGCCTCGTGTCGGCGGCAGATTCGACGATGAGCTGCATCAACAGGCTGGTGCCATGCTACCAGTACCTGAACTCGACCGCGAAGCCGCCGGCGAGCTGCTGCAACCCGCTCAAGGCGGACGTGGCGGCGACCATCCACTGCCTCTGCAACATGTACGGCACCCCGGGCATGCTCCAAAAGTACAACATCAACGTCACGCAGGTCCTCCGGATCGGCCAGGGATGCGGCATCAATTCCACCACCAGCGTCTGCAAAG AGAGCGCTCAGTCCCCAGCATCTCCAG GCGCAACGAATATCAACAGCAACAGCGGCGCAAACAGAGTCTGGACAGGGATTTCCTGGTTCCTCTTGTTGATTTGGGCATCGACGATGCTTTATTGA
- the LOC104441873 gene encoding uncharacterized protein LOC104441873 has product MAALAIGVAAGATTSMAGSRSFHRLRHAPTRISCVKWDPEGLFGPPQTGHIARSEFRRRLEKDAEAREEFERHVREENERRRAVRESRDVPDTPAELVEYFLDTEAQEIEFEIARMRPRLNEEFFAHLQFELGQLRFSVSKTEDMEDRLIELEALQKALLEGTEAYEKMQVDLVKAKNNLTKILTSKDVKATLLEMVEQNELNRSLLTLLDENIANAQKGNQEKIAAYMEKLRAAVLKYMTV; this is encoded by the exons ATGGCCGCTCTCGCAATCGGCGTCGCCGCCGGCGCAACCACCTCCATGGCCGGCTCCAGAAGCTTTCACCGGCTCCGTCACGCGCCGACAAGAATCTCCTGCGTCAAATGG GATCCGGAAGGCCTCTTCGGGCCACCCCAGACCGGCCACATCGCCCGCAGCGAGTTCCGCCGGCGGCTGGAGAAGGACGCCGAGGCTCGCGAGGAGTTCGAGCGCCACGTCCGCGAGGAGAACGAGCGCCGCCGAGCCGTCCGAGAG TCGCGGGACGTGCCGGACACTCCGGCGGAGCTGGTCGAGTACTTTCTCGACACCGAGGCTCAGGAAATCGAGTTCGAGATTGCGAGGATGAGGCCACG GTTAAATGAAGAATTCTTTGCCCACCTACAGTTTGAATTGGGCCAACTTCGATTTTCTGTTTCAAAAACCGAG GATATGGAAGACAGATTGATTGAGCTGGAAGCTTTGCAGAAGGCTTTGCTCGAGGGGACAG AAGCTTATGAAAAAATGCAAGTTGACCTTGTAAAAGCAAAGAACAACCTgacaaaaattttgacatcaaaAGATGTTAAAGCGACT TTACTAGAGATGGTTGAGCAGAACGAACTCAACAGATCATTATTGACGCTTCTTGATGAAAATATAGCAAATGCTCAGAAGGGTAACCAG GAAAAAATCGCAGCTTACATGGAAAAACTACGTGCAGCTGTTCTCAAGTACATGACAGTCTAA
- the LOC104441874 gene encoding pectinesterase inhibitor 9, whose translation MAKPKLSLPSFFFLLFLLLTLVTTPSQSFVPNHPKPAPTSFIVSSCRATRYPALCVHCLAAYGRAIQRSDHHLAQAALIVSLARARSAASFMSKLSRARRIKLRELRAMRDCVENMGDTVDRLADSVRELGRSRYVGRDFAWHMSNVETWVSAALTDENTCTDGFGGRVMDGGVKVAVRGRVVDVARVTSNALALVNRYASRHSPATVAEQP comes from the coding sequence ATGGCGAAACCAAAACTATCTCtcccctccttcttcttcctcctcttcctcctgcTCACCCTCGTCACCACCCCATCGCAATCCTTCGTCCCCAACCACCCCAAACCAGCCCCCACCAGCTTCATCGTCTCCTCCTGCCGCGCCACCCGCTATCCGGCCCTCTGCGTCCACTGCCTCGCCGCCTATGGCCGTGCCATCCAACGGAGCGACCATCACCTCGCCCAGGCCGCCCTCATCGTCAGCCTCGCCCGGGCCCGCTCCGCCGCCTCCTTCATGTCCAAGCTGTCCCGAGCTCGCCGCATCAAGCTCCGCGAGCTCCGGGCCATGAGGGACTGTGTCGAGAACATGGGCGACACCGTGGACCGTCTCGCCGATTCGGTGAGGGAGCTTGGGCGCTCGCGGTACGTGGGCCGGGACTTTGCGTGGCACATGAGCAACGTGGAGACGTGGGTGAGCGCCGCGCTGACGGACGAGAACACCTGCACGGACGGATTCGGGGGTCGGGTCATGGATGGGGGCGTCAAGGTGGCGGTGAGGGGGAGGGTGGTGGATGTTGCTCGGGTGACGAGCAATGCCCTCGCTCTCGTGAATCGGTATGCTTCCAGGCATAGTCCGGCCACGGTGGCTGAACAGCCTTGA
- the LOC104441875 gene encoding putative transferase At4g12130, mitochondrial has translation MASGLRARSVIEFSGPGKIKFLQGLLSNDVQRFGETPSEKILNPATPNMPVITFPSMYAALLTPQGRFLCDLFLIRPTRPQEKLKKTGSGPGSNDGELEPLADMDAQVLDEVVQTFKRYRLRAKVDIGNISKDFTYWQRYDTNYSHKSSTAKEPDAASVGWGAGIDKSAMSASQGNDIRWQWFKDPRLDSLGYRGIFPSSERLCFLSFLVLVARMSSTLWL, from the exons ATGGCCTCCGGGCTCAGGGCCCGGTCCGTTATCGAGTTCAGCGGCCCGGGTAAGATCAAGTTCCTCCAGGGCCTATTGAGCAACGATGTGCAGCGATTCGGTGAAACCCCCAGCGAGAAGATTTTAAACCCGGCCACGCCCAACATGCCCGTGATTACGTTTCCTTCGATGTATGCTGCTCTGTTGACTCCTCAAGGGAGGTTTTTATGTGACCTGTTTCTGATAAGGCCCACGAGGCCCCAAGAGAAGCTCAAGAAGACTGGATCCGGACCTGGGTCCAATGACGGGGAGCTTGAGCCTCTCGCAGACATGGATGCGCAGGTCTTGGATGAGGTTGTGCAGACATTCAAAAG GTACCGATTGAGGGCCAAAGTAGATATTGGAAATATATCCAAAGATTTCACTTACTGGCAGCGTTACGACACTAACTACTCTCACAAGTCCTCAACAGCAAAGGAGCCAGATGCTGCTAGTGTTGGCTGGGGTGCTGGCATTGACAAATCCGCTATGTCTGCTTCACAAGGAAATGATATTCGGTGGCAGTGGTTCAAAGATCCTAGATTAGACTCTCTGGGTTATAGAGGAATATTTCCATCTTCAGAACGTTTGTGTTTCTTGTCCTTTCTCGTTTTGGTTGCTCGCATGTCTTCGACGTTATGGCTTTAA